From one Flavobacterium kingsejongi genomic stretch:
- a CDS encoding glycosyltransferase, whose translation MRIVQLIDSLEPGGAERMAVNYANMLSETIAFSSLVTTRQEGALKEELLPGVFYLFLKKKHTFDFGAVFRLRHFIKKHKIALIHAHSSSFFMAVMTKLIYPRVKIIWHDHYGNSNFLEQRNASVLKWASIFFAGIISVNKALKNWSIAQLHCNQIGVLPNFVVEEKVGVVENTLKGTDGKRIIMVANLRPQKDHFFLIAIADTLRKYDPDWSFHLIGKDFEDAYADRIKKEIRDKKLENSIFIYGAQNKTAVSVAASDIAILTSESEGLPLALLEYGIHSKAVICTDVGDVSDVIHSGKNGYLVPHGDIPTFVKRLIELMEDVESRRNFGLQLHKEVINNYSVSAVFQSYVDFITPIVDNQANAK comes from the coding sequence ATGAGAATAGTACAGTTAATCGACTCTTTGGAACCTGGTGGAGCTGAACGTATGGCGGTAAATTATGCTAATATGCTCAGTGAAACAATTGCTTTTTCAAGTTTAGTAACAACACGGCAGGAGGGGGCTTTGAAAGAAGAGCTGCTGCCTGGAGTTTTTTATCTATTTCTAAAGAAGAAACACACTTTTGATTTTGGAGCTGTATTTCGACTACGGCATTTCATTAAAAAACATAAAATAGCGTTGATTCATGCCCATAGTTCCTCTTTTTTTATGGCAGTGATGACTAAACTGATTTATCCACGGGTAAAAATAATTTGGCATGATCATTATGGTAATAGTAATTTTCTCGAACAACGAAATGCCTCGGTTCTAAAATGGGCTTCTATTTTTTTTGCCGGTATCATTTCAGTAAATAAAGCATTGAAAAATTGGTCAATAGCACAATTACATTGCAATCAAATAGGTGTTCTCCCTAATTTCGTAGTAGAAGAAAAAGTTGGCGTTGTAGAAAATACACTAAAAGGAACCGATGGGAAGAGAATTATAATGGTTGCTAACCTCAGGCCACAAAAAGATCATTTTTTTTTGATTGCCATTGCCGATACATTACGAAAGTATGATCCGGATTGGTCATTTCATCTCATAGGGAAAGACTTTGAAGATGCCTATGCTGACAGAATTAAAAAGGAAATTCGGGATAAGAAACTCGAAAATAGTATATTTATATATGGTGCTCAAAATAAAACTGCAGTTAGTGTTGCAGCTTCCGATATTGCAATATTAACTTCAGAATCAGAAGGATTGCCTTTGGCTCTTTTGGAATACGGTATCCATAGTAAAGCGGTAATTTGTACGGATGTAGGTGATGTTAGTGATGTGATCCATTCTGGAAAAAATGGATATTTAGTTCCTCATGGTGATATTCCTACTTTTGTTAAGCGGTTAATAGAATTAATGGAAGATGTAGAGAGCCGGAGGAATTTTGGGCTACAGCTTCATAAAGAAGTGATTAATAACTATTCAGTTTCGGCAGTGTTTCAATCTTATGTTGATTTTATTACACCTATAGTAGATAATCAGGCGAATGCAAAATAG
- a CDS encoding O-antigen ligase family protein has product MQNRKLTYIALVIIHILLAGILFTIPVVSKLYSILIVVAGIAVVVKSSNRNNEVLYVAAYLIGSEVFLRMTGGNFLNEFTKYSVLLFMVLGMFYSGFSKNSMPYWFYLVLLISGIVVSSTTLNLETDIRKAIAFNISGPVCLGVSAIYCYRRKVTLKQLNNIIMACALPILSTAVYLFLYTPSIKEVVIGTASNFETSGGFGPNQVATILGLGIFLFFVQIILNSSSRKINIINGLILGLVAYRAIVTFSRGGVITGIAMIILLLGVLYFFSNGKGKFKVGIIVTFSVIAALGIWTYSSLQTRGLIEKRYSNEDAMGRAKESQLSGREELFETEIQMFLDHPLLGIGVGKNKEYRMQLTGIEAASHSEMTRMLAEHGSLGMLALLILLFTPLVLYLDNQQHIYLLSFFIFWLLTINHAAMRIAAPAFIYALSLLKVTAVEETTLHRE; this is encoded by the coding sequence ATGCAAAATAGAAAACTTACATATATTGCTTTAGTAATCATTCATATCCTACTGGCGGGTATACTTTTTACAATTCCAGTAGTATCTAAACTGTACAGCATCTTAATTGTTGTTGCAGGAATAGCTGTGGTAGTAAAATCATCCAATAGGAATAATGAAGTCTTATATGTTGCTGCCTATCTTATAGGATCTGAAGTATTCCTAAGGATGACTGGCGGGAACTTTCTGAATGAATTTACGAAGTATTCTGTCCTGTTATTTATGGTATTAGGGATGTTTTATAGCGGTTTCTCAAAAAATAGCATGCCCTATTGGTTCTATTTAGTACTCCTTATTTCCGGTATTGTAGTGTCTTCTACGACCCTTAACCTGGAAACCGATATCAGGAAAGCTATTGCTTTTAATATTTCAGGGCCGGTATGTCTTGGCGTATCTGCGATTTACTGTTATCGTAGGAAAGTAACGTTGAAGCAACTGAATAATATCATAATGGCTTGTGCTCTGCCAATTCTGAGTACTGCAGTATATTTGTTTCTGTACACGCCCAGTATAAAAGAGGTAGTAATAGGAACAGCTTCCAACTTTGAGACCTCAGGTGGCTTTGGGCCGAATCAGGTGGCGACGATCTTAGGACTGGGGATCTTTTTATTTTTTGTACAAATTATACTCAATTCTTCGTCCCGTAAAATCAATATCATCAATGGGCTTATTTTAGGATTAGTTGCTTATCGGGCGATTGTGACTTTTTCACGTGGGGGAGTAATCACCGGGATTGCGATGATAATATTGCTCCTGGGCGTTTTGTATTTCTTTTCCAATGGGAAAGGTAAATTTAAAGTCGGCATTATAGTTACCTTTAGTGTTATTGCAGCTTTAGGCATATGGACCTATTCCTCGTTACAAACGAGAGGGCTGATTGAAAAAAGATACTCAAATGAAGATGCTATGGGTAGGGCCAAAGAAAGCCAGTTATCGGGTAGGGAAGAATTATTTGAAACGGAAATTCAGATGTTTTTAGACCATCCCTTATTGGGTATTGGTGTAGGGAAAAATAAAGAATACCGGATGCAGCTTACCGGAATTGAAGCGGCATCACACAGTGAAATGACACGGATGCTGGCAGAACATGGGAGCTTGGGTATGCTGGCATTACTCATCCTTCTTTTTACGCCTTTAGTGTTATATCTCGATAATCAGCAGCACATTTACCTGTTGTCTTTTTTTATTTTCTGGCTTCTCACCATTAATCATGCAGCAATGCGTATTGCGGCACCAGCATTTATATATGCACTTTCACTTCTAAAAGTCACTGCGGTTGAAGAAACTACTTTACATAGGGAATAA
- a CDS encoding glycosyltransferase family 2 protein, translated as MKFSLIICTYMRPDPLLKLLHSVREQSVYPDQIVIVDGSTDLETTDRLAKNDFEKVDYFLVQPEERGLTKQRNFGIAQTAGDTTIICFLDDDIILEKDYFKRLLQTYEDFPEALGVGGYINNEVHWEKTAERYSSNKQEFHYDGWKRKDGSRFVLRKKIGLDSDRPPGFAPDFSHGRSVSFLPPSGKIYEVEQLMGGVSSFRKTVFDSLQFSEYFEGYGLYEDADFSLRVAKKGKLYLNTNAVLAHYHNASGRPNQYQYGKMVVRNGWYVWRVKNPKPSLSSKLKWHAITALLTAIRFTNILTTKQKKEAFTEALGRTVGWWSLIISKPQ; from the coding sequence ATGAAATTTTCCCTGATTATCTGTACGTATATGCGTCCCGATCCATTACTGAAATTATTACATTCAGTTCGGGAACAATCCGTATATCCAGATCAGATCGTGATTGTAGATGGATCAACAGATTTAGAAACAACAGATAGATTAGCCAAAAATGATTTTGAAAAGGTAGACTATTTTTTAGTACAACCTGAAGAGCGGGGACTAACAAAGCAAAGGAACTTTGGGATTGCCCAAACTGCTGGCGATACAACTATTATCTGTTTTTTGGATGATGATATCATTTTAGAGAAAGACTATTTCAAAAGACTTCTGCAAACCTATGAAGATTTTCCCGAAGCATTAGGTGTTGGGGGGTACATAAATAATGAAGTACATTGGGAAAAAACAGCAGAACGTTATAGCTCCAATAAACAGGAGTTTCATTATGACGGCTGGAAGCGCAAAGACGGCAGTCGTTTTGTATTGCGTAAAAAAATAGGCCTGGATAGCGATCGTCCACCCGGTTTTGCTCCGGATTTCTCCCATGGAAGAAGTGTTAGTTTTTTACCCCCATCAGGTAAAATATACGAAGTAGAGCAGCTAATGGGTGGTGTATCTTCCTTTCGCAAAACAGTATTTGACAGCTTGCAGTTTTCGGAATATTTCGAAGGCTATGGATTGTATGAAGATGCTGATTTTTCATTGCGTGTTGCGAAGAAGGGTAAACTGTATCTGAATACCAATGCCGTATTGGCCCATTACCATAATGCATCCGGAAGGCCCAATCAATACCAATATGGAAAGATGGTTGTGCGCAACGGATGGTATGTCTGGCGCGTTAAAAATCCAAAACCTTCGTTGAGTTCTAAATTAAAGTGGCATGCTATAACAGCACTGCTCACAGCAATACGATTTACCAATATCCTCACGACAAAGCAAAAAAAAGAAGCTTTTACAGAAGCCTTAGGCAGGACAGTAGGTTGGTGGAGCCTGATTATCAGCAAGCCGCAATAA
- a CDS encoding sugar transferase — protein MYSKKKIHFEISERKVLLRIFDVVFVLLALYGIGNLFDFDYFNISATNFYWTIVLALYITLFGSVFEIYNLQVASNQFQVVKGIILTASTTVLIYLLTPMFTPVLPSNRLQILYFFFAVTGALLAWRIFYAGFLASTRFEKKAVLVCDKNQLTELVNALAKEDPHYKIIGYVNSDSDSQSEEVVKLKSILPEKLGHFVKKNQISEIVIASQKTDGITTILYSQLLHLLENGITIREYTQLYETIAHRIPVQFVSRDFYRYFPFSRNNHNKLYLSSIRVMEVLTSIIGLIVGAVLVPFIWFGNKINNNGPLFYTQERVGKNGVVFQIYKFRTMIQNAENGKEAIFAIQNDVRITPFGKFMRKARIDEFPQFLNILKGDMGVIGPRPERPFFVKQLAKVMPFYETRHVIKPGLTGWAQVNYSYGESIEESLVKLQYDLYYIKHRSIFLDTNIIIKTLSTVVFYRGQ, from the coding sequence ATGTATTCTAAAAAGAAAATTCATTTTGAAATTTCAGAACGAAAGGTTCTTCTCAGAATTTTTGATGTCGTATTTGTCCTGTTGGCATTGTATGGTATTGGTAATCTGTTTGACTTCGATTATTTCAATATTTCAGCAACCAATTTTTACTGGACAATTGTACTGGCATTGTACATTACATTATTTGGGTCTGTTTTCGAAATTTACAATCTTCAGGTCGCAAGTAATCAATTTCAGGTGGTCAAAGGAATTATCCTCACCGCTTCTACAACCGTATTGATTTACCTGTTAACACCAATGTTCACACCGGTACTTCCTTCAAACAGGCTCCAAATCTTATATTTCTTTTTTGCCGTTACCGGGGCATTATTGGCCTGGCGTATTTTTTATGCCGGCTTTCTGGCCTCAACGCGATTTGAAAAGAAAGCAGTCCTGGTCTGCGATAAAAATCAACTGACGGAATTGGTTAATGCACTTGCAAAAGAAGATCCACATTATAAAATTATTGGCTATGTAAACTCCGATTCTGATTCGCAATCAGAAGAAGTAGTAAAATTGAAAAGTATACTTCCGGAAAAGCTGGGCCATTTTGTCAAAAAAAATCAGATTTCTGAAATTGTCATCGCTTCCCAAAAAACGGATGGCATTACGACCATACTGTATTCCCAACTTTTACACCTGTTGGAAAATGGGATTACCATACGCGAGTATACACAGCTTTATGAAACAATAGCCCATCGTATTCCCGTGCAATTTGTATCCCGTGATTTTTACCGGTATTTCCCTTTCAGCAGGAACAATCACAATAAATTATACCTCAGTAGTATCAGGGTGATGGAAGTGCTGACATCCATAATAGGATTAATTGTGGGGGCAGTTCTTGTTCCTTTTATCTGGTTTGGCAATAAGATCAATAATAACGGGCCTTTATTTTATACCCAGGAAAGAGTCGGTAAGAATGGGGTGGTATTTCAGATTTATAAATTCAGGACCATGATCCAAAATGCTGAGAATGGGAAAGAAGCCATATTTGCGATCCAGAATGATGTACGTATTACCCCATTTGGAAAGTTCATGCGTAAAGCCAGGATAGACGAATTCCCACAGTTCCTGAATATTTTAAAAGGGGATATGGGGGTTATTGGGCCACGTCCCGAAAGGCCATTTTTTGTAAAGCAACTAGCAAAAGTAATGCCCTTTTATGAAACCCGGCATGTCATAAAACCCGGACTTACCGGATGGGCACAGGTAAATTATTCCTATGGGGAAAGCATAGAAGAAAGCCTGGTAAAGCTGCAATATGATCTTTATTATATCAAACACCGGAGTATATTCCTGGACACCAATATCATCATTAAAACACTAAGTACCGTAGTATTCTATCGGGGCCAGTAA
- a CDS encoding glycosyltransferase — protein sequence MKFTIITHVPHVLENKQYYAYGPYVNEMNLWLKHVDEVIVCAPVSSTLRNPIDCAYEQENLSLVTLQDFDIKSLSGIVKTMLKIPQNMLHIYRAMKRADHIHLRCPGNMGLLGCIVQILFPKKPKTAKYAGNWDPNSKQPFSYKLQKWILSNTFLTRNMKVLVYGEWAGQTANIYPFFTATYSEADKQPIIEKNLGGKIKCLFVGTLSEGKRPLYAAEMVASLLQSGYDVTLDYYGEGDQKIILENYSTAHNLERQIRLHGNQPKAIIEHAYREAHFLILPSKSEGWPKVIAEAMFWGCLPVATSVSCVPFMLNHGNGGILLTLSLKRDKARLQNYLSNPALYRQQVLSASEWSRKYTTDFFEQEIKVLLRP from the coding sequence ATGAAGTTTACTATTATTACACATGTGCCACACGTTCTGGAAAATAAGCAGTATTATGCTTATGGACCGTATGTGAATGAGATGAACCTCTGGTTAAAGCATGTGGATGAGGTAATAGTATGTGCTCCGGTAAGTTCAACGCTAAGAAATCCTATTGATTGTGCCTATGAGCAGGAAAACCTAAGTCTGGTAACACTTCAGGATTTTGATATAAAGTCACTAAGCGGGATAGTAAAAACAATGCTAAAAATTCCCCAAAACATGCTTCATATCTACCGAGCAATGAAAAGGGCAGACCATATACACCTGAGATGTCCCGGAAATATGGGTTTATTGGGATGTATAGTGCAGATTTTATTTCCGAAGAAACCAAAAACCGCAAAATATGCAGGGAATTGGGATCCCAATAGTAAACAGCCCTTTAGCTATAAGCTTCAGAAATGGATCTTGTCCAATACTTTTCTCACTCGAAACATGAAAGTATTGGTCTATGGAGAATGGGCTGGACAAACTGCCAATATTTATCCTTTTTTTACCGCGACTTATTCCGAAGCCGATAAGCAGCCTATCATAGAAAAGAATTTGGGGGGTAAGATAAAATGCCTTTTTGTAGGAACTTTATCAGAAGGCAAAAGACCATTATATGCAGCCGAGATGGTAGCTTCCTTGCTTCAGTCCGGTTATGATGTGACCCTGGATTACTATGGGGAAGGAGACCAAAAGATAATTTTGGAAAATTATAGTACGGCACATAATTTAGAAAGACAAATCAGGCTGCATGGAAATCAGCCTAAAGCGATTATAGAGCACGCTTATCGGGAAGCTCATTTTTTAATACTTCCTTCCAAAAGTGAGGGCTGGCCTAAAGTAATAGCAGAAGCTATGTTCTGGGGATGTTTACCCGTTGCTACTTCAGTATCCTGTGTGCCATTTATGCTGAATCACGGAAACGGGGGGATTTTGTTGACGCTTTCATTAAAGCGGGATAAGGCGAGGTTGCAAAACTATCTTTCGAATCCGGCACTATACCGGCAGCAGGTACTATCCGCTTCGGAATGGTCCAGAAAATATACTACTGATTTTTTTGAGCAGGAAATTAAAGTACTTTTACGCCCATGA
- a CDS encoding glycosyltransferase family 4 protein: MKKLLYIGNKLAQHGATPTTIDTLGTLFEKEGYSVKYASTYRNKVLRLGDMVGQVFRNRNTVDYVLIDTYSTTNFWYAILVGQLCRMLSLNYIPLLHGGNLPKRLEQNPKWCQLFFGRAYRIVAPSKYLLTAFKLKGFPCEPIPNSVEVNDYPFQKREHIRAKVLWVRSFAKIYNPGMAVTVIHQLKKEYPDAELCMIGPDKDGSLVEIQQYAQELGVTIDFPGMLSKKEWITRAKEYDVFINTSNFDNMPVSLIEAMCLGLPVVSTDVGGISYLIHHGVNGLTVPANDADAMTAAIQLLIGDSQQAQAIITTAYLDAQQYNWECIRDKWFEILQ, from the coding sequence TTGAAGAAACTACTTTACATAGGGAATAAATTAGCGCAGCATGGTGCAACGCCTACAACCATCGATACGCTTGGAACACTTTTTGAAAAAGAAGGTTACAGTGTAAAGTATGCTTCCACTTACAGGAATAAGGTGTTGCGCCTTGGCGATATGGTAGGGCAGGTTTTTCGGAATAGGAATACTGTTGATTATGTACTTATTGATACCTATAGTACGACTAATTTTTGGTACGCTATACTTGTAGGCCAACTTTGCAGGATGCTGTCACTGAACTATATCCCATTACTCCATGGAGGGAACCTACCCAAGCGATTGGAGCAAAATCCAAAGTGGTGCCAATTGTTTTTTGGAAGAGCGTACCGAATCGTCGCACCTTCAAAATACCTTTTAACAGCTTTTAAATTAAAAGGATTTCCTTGTGAACCTATTCCCAATAGTGTAGAAGTAAATGACTATCCGTTTCAAAAGCGGGAACATATTAGGGCTAAAGTATTGTGGGTACGTTCTTTTGCCAAAATTTACAATCCAGGGATGGCTGTCACCGTAATTCATCAGCTAAAAAAAGAATATCCGGACGCCGAACTATGTATGATCGGGCCGGATAAAGACGGTTCATTAGTGGAAATACAGCAATATGCACAGGAGTTAGGGGTGACCATTGATTTTCCGGGTATGCTTTCTAAAAAAGAATGGATAACGCGTGCAAAGGAATATGATGTTTTTATCAATACCAGCAATTTTGACAATATGCCGGTAAGCCTCATTGAGGCGATGTGTTTGGGCCTACCTGTAGTGAGTACTGATGTAGGTGGGATTTCATATTTGATACATCATGGTGTTAATGGATTGACAGTTCCTGCAAACGATGCCGATGCGATGACAGCTGCAATACAACTATTGATCGGGGACTCGCAACAGGCTCAAGCGATTATTACAACAGCATACTTAGATGCTCAGCAGTACAATTGGGAGTGTATCAGGGATAAATGGTTCGAAATTTTACAGTAA
- a CDS encoding PorV/PorQ family protein: MNIGVDAAALGMANAVTASTGDVNSAYWNPAGLTALEDSQLSLMHASYFANIAKYDYVAFAKPIDDRSAFGISIIRFGVDDILNTTELIDSQGNIDYNRISLFSTADYGITFSYARKLPLEGLNYGVNAKVIRRIIGDFASSWGFGFDVGVQFERNDWKFGLMLRDITTTYNVWNINEAAYNKIKDAVPGENQELPETTEITLPKAQLGMSKKFIFHYDYSLLAAANLNMRFARTNDIISTNAVSIDPAIGFEGGYLDLVFLRAGVGNFQNVVQLDNTKKVGFQPNIGLGFKYKGIEIDYALTDIGDQSVALYSNIFSLKVDLGIFRR; encoded by the coding sequence ATGAATATCGGTGTGGATGCAGCTGCTTTGGGAATGGCCAATGCAGTAACCGCAAGTACCGGGGATGTAAATTCTGCCTATTGGAATCCTGCAGGACTAACTGCATTGGAAGACTCCCAGTTATCATTGATGCACGCCAGCTATTTTGCCAATATTGCCAAATATGATTATGTGGCTTTTGCGAAACCGATTGATGACCGCAGCGCTTTTGGGATTTCGATCATTCGTTTTGGGGTGGATGATATCCTGAATACTACAGAATTAATCGACAGCCAGGGCAATATCGATTATAACCGGATTAGCCTTTTTTCTACCGCCGATTACGGCATCACCTTTTCCTATGCGCGTAAACTTCCGCTGGAAGGCCTGAATTATGGTGTAAACGCCAAAGTGATTCGTAGGATCATCGGAGATTTTGCCAGCTCGTGGGGATTTGGATTTGACGTTGGCGTCCAGTTTGAACGTAATGACTGGAAATTTGGATTAATGCTCCGCGATATCACCACGACATACAATGTCTGGAATATCAACGAAGCGGCTTACAATAAAATTAAAGATGCTGTTCCGGGTGAGAACCAGGAATTGCCGGAAACGACAGAGATAACATTGCCAAAAGCACAACTGGGAATGTCCAAAAAATTCATCTTCCATTACGATTATAGCTTATTGGCCGCTGCCAACCTCAACATGCGATTTGCGCGAACCAATGATATCATTTCTACGAATGCCGTGAGTATCGATCCTGCTATAGGCTTTGAAGGGGGCTACCTGGACTTGGTGTTCCTGCGTGCCGGAGTTGGGAATTTCCAAAATGTCGTACAGCTCGACAATACTAAAAAAGTAGGCTTTCAACCCAATATTGGTTTGGGATTCAAATACAAAGGCATCGAAATTGATTATGCTTTAACCGATATTGGTGACCAAAGTGTGGCATTATACTCGAATATTTTTTCTCTTAAAGTTGATTTGGGTATCTTTAGGCGCTAA
- a CDS encoding CDP-alcohol phosphatidyltransferase family protein, producing the protein MKIKAQIPNIITLLNLFCGCIALVFAFRLNFEYAFYFVSLGIFLDFFDGFFARLLKVQSALGLQLDSLADMVTSGVVPGTAMFFLLAHSQNPGYGFFQPDFTGSLLPFLGFIITMGSCYRLANFNVDTRQTSSFIGLPTPANALFILSLPLIVAYNEYPVVTAALSNQWVLLFITALSAYILNAEIPLFALKIKSFDLKSNLLQIVFILISLGLIIFFRFLGIPLLIIVYILMSVINNATQKD; encoded by the coding sequence ATGAAAATAAAAGCACAAATCCCAAATATTATTACACTTCTCAACCTTTTTTGCGGATGTATCGCGTTGGTTTTTGCCTTCAGGCTTAATTTTGAGTATGCTTTTTATTTTGTATCCCTTGGGATATTCCTCGATTTTTTTGATGGTTTTTTCGCGCGTCTCCTAAAGGTACAGAGTGCTTTAGGCCTGCAGCTGGATTCCCTGGCCGATATGGTGACCAGCGGCGTCGTGCCGGGAACCGCAATGTTTTTTCTTTTAGCACACAGCCAAAATCCGGGATATGGTTTTTTTCAGCCCGATTTCACGGGTTCTTTACTACCGTTTTTAGGATTTATCATTACGATGGGATCCTGTTACCGCCTGGCAAACTTCAACGTAGATACGCGCCAGACGAGTTCCTTTATCGGGCTTCCAACTCCGGCGAACGCTTTGTTTATCTTGAGTCTTCCCCTGATCGTTGCCTACAACGAATATCCAGTTGTCACAGCCGCACTTTCCAATCAGTGGGTACTGCTTTTTATCACGGCTTTGAGTGCTTATATCCTGAATGCGGAAATTCCTTTATTCGCCTTAAAAATCAAATCCTTTGACCTGAAGAGTAACCTGTTGCAAATTGTTTTTATCCTGATTTCATTGGGATTGATTATTTTCTTTCGTTTTTTAGGAATTCCATTATTGATTATTGTATACATTCTCATGTCGGTCATCAACAATGCCACCCAAAAAGATTAG
- the lnt gene encoding apolipoprotein N-acyltransferase, protein MKLFKNTFLSATLTGLLLAASWPTYGFPLLIFIAFIPLLMAEQNIRVSGTQKKLRVWANAYWAFLIWNLITTWWLINADLFGMLFANLVNTLLMSLLFLLYHSIAKRVNQILSLIFLITLWICFEKLHLIWDFSWPWLNLGNVFSDYPQWVQWYEFTGTFGGTLWIWIANAFGFYALVQNLSRKTAQFILIISIPLVLSLWMYTTYHSTGKTKEVIVLQPNVDPYKEKYAIPNLEVARGLLQQTDSLITPNTEYILAPETVLAQNLPFGNFEYSEVRSLLRDYIYLHPKAQFLWGIDSYDLVYDSKEVTPSSNFVRDNLWVNNYNAALFINRNPAYQKYLKSKLVVGIENLPYKPILEPLIGNLMIDLGGTISTKTTQKERSVFTGDDGTKVAPVICYESVYGEYVTGYVKNNAQFLAIITNDAWWSDTQGHKQHLSLAQLRAIETRRDIARSANTGISAFINQKGDIISRTQYNEKTALRGLVHLNDVKTFYVRFGDYIAYAALPVMIVLFLFGITRRKKSPSYYWPR, encoded by the coding sequence ATGAAATTATTTAAAAATACATTTCTTTCTGCAACCCTCACGGGACTATTGCTGGCTGCAAGTTGGCCTACCTATGGCTTTCCACTCCTTATATTTATTGCTTTTATACCGCTATTAATGGCGGAGCAGAACATCCGTGTATCCGGAACCCAAAAGAAACTACGGGTGTGGGCAAATGCCTACTGGGCTTTCCTGATTTGGAACCTGATCACGACCTGGTGGCTGATTAATGCCGATCTTTTCGGAATGCTTTTTGCAAATCTGGTCAATACCCTACTGATGAGCCTCCTTTTCCTGCTGTATCATAGTATCGCCAAACGGGTGAACCAGATCCTGAGCCTGATATTTCTTATTACCTTATGGATTTGTTTTGAGAAACTTCACCTGATCTGGGATTTCTCCTGGCCATGGCTGAATTTAGGAAATGTATTCTCCGATTATCCTCAATGGGTACAATGGTATGAATTTACAGGGACTTTTGGAGGAACGCTCTGGATTTGGATTGCCAATGCTTTTGGTTTTTATGCCTTAGTGCAAAACCTAAGCCGTAAAACAGCCCAATTCATTCTAATCATCAGTATCCCTTTAGTGCTTTCGTTATGGATGTATACCACTTATCATAGTACCGGAAAAACAAAAGAAGTAATCGTATTGCAGCCGAATGTAGATCCCTATAAAGAGAAATATGCGATTCCCAATCTGGAAGTAGCACGTGGACTGTTGCAGCAAACGGATTCCCTGATTACGCCGAATACCGAATACATACTGGCACCCGAAACTGTTTTAGCACAAAATCTCCCTTTTGGTAATTTTGAATATTCAGAAGTACGGTCTTTGCTCCGGGATTACATTTACCTGCATCCTAAAGCGCAATTCCTTTGGGGAATTGATTCTTATGACCTGGTCTACGATTCGAAAGAGGTTACACCATCCTCCAACTTTGTCCGGGACAATTTATGGGTCAACAATTATAATGCGGCTCTTTTTATCAATCGCAATCCCGCGTATCAAAAGTACCTGAAGTCGAAACTGGTTGTAGGAATAGAAAACTTACCGTATAAACCAATATTAGAACCTTTGATTGGTAACCTGATGATTGATTTGGGTGGTACAATTTCTACAAAAACTACCCAAAAAGAACGCAGTGTTTTCACGGGTGATGATGGAACGAAAGTAGCGCCTGTAATTTGCTATGAATCGGTTTATGGAGAATATGTAACGGGATATGTAAAAAATAATGCGCAATTTTTAGCCATCATCACGAACGATGCGTGGTGGAGTGATACCCAGGGCCATAAACAGCATTTAAGCCTGGCCCAACTGCGGGCGATAGAAACACGACGTGATATCGCACGAAGTGCCAATACCGGAATTTCGGCTTTTATCAATCAGAAAGGAGATATTATCAGCCGTACACAGTATAATGAGAAGACAGCTTTACGCGGCCTGGTTCACCTGAATGATGTAAAGACATTCTACGTCCGCTTCGGGGATTATATTGCTTATGCGGCGCTTCCGGTCATGATTGTACTTTTCCTCTTTGGGATTACAAGACGGAAAAAATCACCTTCCTATTACTGGCCCCGATAG